The Candidatus Thorarchaeota archaeon DNA window AGGTTTTGTGCCAAGTTCTGTGCCCATGTATTGAATAGTGGTAGAAGGCACCGTGAATTTATACCTTCGATGAAGTCAACATGCTTCTCAATTACTTCATCAGGGAGATTCTGCATCAGCGCAGTTTCTTTTCTGAATGGATCTCTCGGATGAGGAAGCACAGTAAAAGCAGCTTGGTCGTGAATGTCTTCGGCGATTTCAACAAACGTCCGATTCTCGATGTGATCATTTATGAAAAGCCCAATCAACTCTCCATAGTCAGTAGATTTGAACTCACATGCAGGAAGTAAGAAACGTCCGTTATGTACAACAGCTTTGAGAATTGAAGCTCTCTCATGCTCAGTCAAAGCCATTCCTTTCAGCTTCTTTTTCTTCATCCACTTGAACATATCTT harbors:
- a CDS encoding PHP domain-containing protein produces the protein MRRRLYPFDLHSHTLFSKDGLNRPQDMFKWMKKKKLKGMALTEHERASILKAVVHNGRFLLPACEFKSTDYGELIGLFINDHIENRTFVEIAEDIHDQAAFTVLPHPRDPFRKETALMQNLPDEVIEKHVDFIEGINSRCLLPLFNTWAQNLAQNLNKPMTAGSDAHSHLEIGHAKTWFERADTPEQVYKELKKGNTRISGRISFPWVHLPSMLWQRARKL